In Calliopsis andreniformis isolate RMS-2024a chromosome 8, iyCalAndr_principal, whole genome shotgun sequence, one DNA window encodes the following:
- the Mesr3 gene encoding misexpression suppressor of ras 3, whose product MNTPVYASSCPALQSNLSLHSSSYYSEYSGAARRRLSSTGEADTSATSSYEGSDSSENSDESRLEPVSQMEREQLETFFRGLKSQVFVCESLANLYLGNASQTERWELRFTGIPVVVLDLGETRSRSKRRIQILLAERGTCFTLWRETIDNLSSYKVSGPAFHTMCLSSDHTRLAGLSFDNPKAANDLWQHIERLVSCPENISLSVPGKKKKKPVQKKVVLPAKSNISQPCQFQHVTSVDVADRSRYFSLQTLVPALNELGNSLEANF is encoded by the exons ATGAACACACCAGTGTATGCATCGTCCTGCCCCGCGTTGCAGTCGAATCTCTCGCTGCACAGCTCCTCGTATTACAGTGAATACAGTGGAGCTGCGAGGAGGCGACTTTCGTCGACAGGTGAGGCGGACACCTCAGCCACGTCGAGCTACGAGGGTAGCGACAGCTCCGAAAACAGTGACGAATCTCGTCTGGAACCGGTCAGTCAAATGGAGCGCGAGCAACTCGAGACGTTCtttcgaggattgaaatctCAG GTATTTGTCTGCGAGTCACTGGCGAACTTATACCTCGGAAATGCCTCCCAAACTGAAAGGTGGGAACTTCGATTCACGGGGATACCAGTGGTGGTGCTAGATCTCGGAGAAACACGGTCTAGATCGAAGAGGCGGATTCAGATACTCTTAGCCGAGCGAGGCACTTGTTTCACCCTATGGAGAGAGACCATCGATAATTTGTCCTCCTACAAG GTATCAGGACCAGCATTCCACACGATGTGTCTCTCTTCAGATCACACGCGCCTCGCGGGCCTCAGTTTCGACAACCCGAAAGCAGCCAACGACCTTTGGCAGCACATAGAGCGACTCGTTTCGTGTCCAGAGAACATCAGCCTATCGGTACcagggaagaagaagaagaaaccaGTGCAAAAGAAGGTGGTCCTACCAGCGAAGAGCAACATTAGCCAGCCCTGTCAATTCCAGCACGTGACCAGCGTCGACGTTGCCGATCGATCGAGATATTTTTCACTTCAAACTTTGGTGCCGGCTCTGAACGAGCTTGGGAACTCGTTGGAAGCGAATTTCTGA